One Aliiroseovarius sediminilitoris DNA window includes the following coding sequences:
- a CDS encoding MOSC domain-containing protein yields MPALIPTDYHGQITWLGKTIDRDQTLASVACDAVQLTYAGVTGEARSGLTRKSCARMRAQYPVNTEIRNVRQLSILCAEELALIAQAMEIDEINPEWLGASMIISGLPDFTHTPPSSRLVAENGTSLTIDMENRPCNFPGQEIERHLPGKGHAFKAAAADRRGVTAWVEREGDLRTGDALRLHVPFQRTWQPDR; encoded by the coding sequence ATGCCCGCGCTTATCCCAACAGACTACCACGGTCAGATTACATGGCTGGGAAAGACCATCGACCGGGACCAGACATTGGCATCGGTCGCCTGCGATGCGGTCCAGCTCACCTATGCGGGTGTAACGGGCGAGGCGCGGTCTGGCCTGACGCGCAAGTCATGCGCCAGGATGCGCGCGCAATATCCGGTGAACACCGAAATTCGGAATGTCCGCCAATTGTCGATCCTCTGCGCAGAGGAGCTCGCGTTGATTGCACAAGCGATGGAGATCGACGAGATAAACCCCGAATGGCTGGGCGCGTCCATGATCATTTCCGGTCTGCCGGACTTCACCCATACCCCGCCGTCTTCCCGTCTTGTCGCGGAAAACGGCACCTCGCTGACCATCGATATGGAAAACAGGCCCTGCAATTTCCCGGGTCAGGAGATCGAGCGCCATCTGCCGGGAAAAGGGCACGCCTTCAAGGCGGCAGCAGCGGATCGTCGCGGCGTCACGGCCTGGGTCGAGCGCGAAGGCGATCTTCGCACAGGCGATGCATTGCGTCTTCACGTCCCATTCCAACGCACATGGCAACCTGACCGTTAA
- a CDS encoding ExbD/TolR family protein: MGAGVQQGGGADRRARRGRRRGKHRRVMAEINITPFVDVMLVLLIIFMVAAPLMVVGVPVELSKTAAKSLDAPEEEPLAITITEDGQIFLQTTEIAQGELITKLRAVAAERTDNKVFLRADGQVEWDAIAKVMGALNAAGFTSIGFVTEGGGPSLTGTDN; the protein is encoded by the coding sequence ATGGGCGCGGGTGTGCAACAAGGTGGGGGCGCGGATCGACGCGCCCGGCGCGGTCGCCGTCGCGGCAAACATCGCCGCGTGATGGCCGAGATCAACATCACGCCCTTCGTGGACGTGATGCTGGTGTTGCTGATCATCTTCATGGTTGCCGCGCCTTTGATGGTTGTGGGCGTACCGGTGGAACTGTCCAAGACGGCCGCCAAATCGCTGGACGCGCCCGAGGAAGAACCGCTGGCGATCACCATCACCGAAGACGGCCAGATCTTCCTGCAAACCACAGAGATCGCGCAGGGTGAACTGATCACCAAGCTGCGCGCGGTAGCTGCGGAACGCACAGATAACAAGGTGTTCTTGCGTGCTGATGGGCAGGTGGAATGGGATGCGATTGCCAAGGTGATGGGTGCGCTGAATGCGGCCGGGTTTACCTCGATCGGGTTTGTGACCGAAGGTGGCGGGCCAAGTCTGACCGGCACGGACAACTAG
- the pal gene encoding peptidoglycan-associated lipoprotein Pal, with translation MKRIAIATLVVGALTLSACSKNRLGDQYGANGASGDFVAGSPSDPRSPAYFQQTIGDRVLFAVDQSSINPEGIDLLTKQAAWLMENTAYTAVIEGHADEQGTREYNLALGARRASAVQNFLIERGVAPNRLQTVSYGKERPLEICSDELCYAKNRRAVTVLAAGAATS, from the coding sequence ATGAAACGTATTGCAATTGCTACGCTGGTTGTGGGCGCGCTGACGCTTTCGGCCTGCTCTAAGAACCGCCTTGGTGATCAGTATGGCGCAAACGGCGCGTCTGGCGATTTTGTCGCGGGTAGCCCGTCTGACCCCCGGTCGCCGGCATATTTCCAGCAGACCATCGGGGACCGTGTGCTGTTCGCGGTGGACCAGTCCTCGATCAATCCGGAAGGCATTGACCTTTTGACCAAACAGGCGGCGTGGCTGATGGAAAACACCGCCTATACCGCCGTGATCGAAGGTCATGCGGATGAGCAGGGCACACGGGAATACAACCTTGCACTGGGTGCGCGTCGCGCGTCTGCCGTGCAGAACTTCCTGATCGAACGCGGCGTAGCCCCGAACCGACTTCAGACCGTCAGCTATGGCAAGGAACGCCCGCTTGAAATCTGCTCGGACGAGCTTTGCTATGCCAAGAACCGTCGCGCGGTGACCGTTCTGGCCGCCGGCGCCGCCACAAGCTGA
- the ftsH gene encoding ATP-dependent zinc metalloprotease FtsH, giving the protein MGNARNFAFWIVLFLLILALFNLFSNGQAGLAASQVSYSEFVTSVEGDEVKTATIDGEKVIYQSADGKMYQTIVPRDAEVSNLLLDNGVELKAEPQQQSGFMSLMTLLLPVILLIGFWFFMMNRMQGRGGGGAMGFGKSKAKMLTEREGRVTFDDVAGIDEAKEELEEIVEFLRNPQKFSRLGGQIPKGALLVGPPGTGKTLLARAIAGEAGVPFFTISGSDFVEMFVGVGASRVRDMFEQAKKNAPCIVFIDEIDAVGRSRGAGYGGGNDEREQTLNQLLVEMDGFEANEGVIILAATNRRDVLDPALLRPGRFDRQVTVPNPDIKGREKILGVHARKVPLGPDADMRIIARGTPGMSGADLANLVNEAALMAARVGRRFVTMEDFENAKDKVMMGAERRSMVLTDDQKEKTAYHEAGHAVVGMSLPQCDPVYKATIIPRGGALGMVVSLPEIDRLNWHKSECEEKLAMTMAGKAAEIIKYGEENVSNGPAGDIQQASGLARAMVMRWGMSEKVGNIDYAEAAEGYSGNTAGFSVSAHTKELIEEEVKRFIQQGYETAHKILTEKKDEWENLAQGLLEYETLTGEEIKRVMRGEPPTKSEDDDTPDEGSAPSVTAIPKTKPRAKPAGEGDLEPEPTT; this is encoded by the coding sequence TTGGGCAACGCGAGAAATTTCGCCTTCTGGATCGTTTTGTTCCTGCTGATCCTGGCTTTGTTCAACCTGTTTTCGAACGGGCAGGCAGGGCTGGCAGCATCGCAGGTCAGCTATTCGGAATTTGTGACCTCTGTCGAAGGGGACGAGGTCAAGACCGCGACCATCGACGGTGAAAAAGTTATCTATCAATCCGCAGATGGGAAGATGTATCAGACCATCGTGCCGCGCGACGCCGAAGTGTCGAACTTGCTGCTGGACAATGGGGTCGAACTGAAGGCTGAACCGCAACAGCAATCGGGCTTCATGAGCCTTATGACATTGCTTCTGCCGGTGATCCTGCTGATCGGGTTCTGGTTCTTCATGATGAACCGGATGCAAGGTCGCGGGGGCGGTGGAGCCATGGGGTTTGGCAAATCCAAGGCCAAGATGCTGACCGAACGTGAAGGTCGTGTGACCTTTGACGACGTGGCCGGCATTGATGAAGCCAAAGAAGAGCTGGAAGAGATCGTGGAGTTCCTGCGCAACCCGCAGAAATTCAGCCGCCTTGGCGGCCAGATTCCTAAAGGGGCGCTGCTTGTTGGCCCTCCGGGAACCGGTAAAACGCTGCTGGCCCGCGCAATTGCCGGCGAGGCAGGGGTGCCATTCTTCACCATCTCAGGTTCCGATTTTGTAGAGATGTTCGTGGGCGTCGGCGCAAGCCGTGTGCGTGACATGTTCGAGCAGGCCAAGAAAAACGCGCCCTGCATTGTCTTTATTGACGAGATTGACGCCGTGGGTCGGTCGCGTGGCGCAGGCTATGGCGGCGGAAATGACGAGCGCGAACAGACGTTGAACCAGCTTCTGGTCGAGATGGACGGATTCGAGGCCAACGAGGGTGTGATCATCCTTGCCGCGACCAACCGTCGCGATGTGCTGGACCCTGCGCTTCTGCGTCCGGGCCGTTTTGACCGTCAGGTCACTGTGCCCAATCCCGACATCAAAGGTCGCGAGAAAATTCTGGGCGTTCACGCCCGCAAGGTGCCTTTGGGTCCCGACGCCGACATGCGCATCATCGCGCGTGGCACACCGGGCATGTCGGGCGCTGATCTGGCGAACCTGGTGAACGAAGCTGCCTTGATGGCCGCCCGTGTGGGCCGCCGATTTGTCACTATGGAAGATTTCGAGAACGCGAAAGACAAGGTGATGATGGGGGCGGAGCGTCGCTCCATGGTTCTGACCGACGACCAGAAGGAAAAAACCGCTTATCACGAGGCCGGTCACGCCGTGGTTGGGATGTCGCTTCCGCAATGTGATCCGGTCTATAAAGCCACGATTATCCCGCGCGGTGGTGCGTTGGGTATGGTTGTGTCGCTGCCCGAAATTGACCGGTTGAACTGGCATAAGTCGGAATGCGAAGAAAAGCTGGCCATGACTATGGCAGGCAAGGCCGCCGAGATCATCAAATATGGTGAAGAGAATGTCTCGAACGGGCCAGCAGGTGATATCCAGCAGGCATCGGGTCTGGCGCGCGCGATGGTGATGCGCTGGGGCATGTCCGAGAAGGTCGGCAATATCGACTATGCCGAAGCGGCCGAAGGCTACTCTGGCAACACGGCGGGCTTCTCGGTTTCGGCACATACCAAAGAGCTGATCGAGGAAGAGGTAAAGCGCTTCATCCAACAAGGCTATGAGACCGCCCATAAAATCCTGACAGAGAAAAAGGATGAATGGGAAAATCTGGCGCAAGGTCTTCTGGAGTATGAAACCCTGACCGGCGAGGAAATCAAACGCGTGATGCGGGGCGAGCCGCCCACGAAAAGCGAGGATGACGACACGCCCGACGAAGGCAGCGCGCCGTCGGTCACGGCGATACCTAAAACCAAACCGCGGGCGAAACCAGCAGGCGAGGGCGACTTGGAGCCTGAACCCACCACCTGA
- the tolQ gene encoding protein TolQ — translation METETLQAAAEIDFSFLALFLRATFTVKLVMLILIAASIWSWAIIITKHMAFRRARADAASFDRKFWSGEPLDELFDQIGPTPSGSAEKVFSSGMLEWRRSHRADGGLIANAQSRIDRSMDVAIAKEGEELNKGLSFLATVASTAPFVGLFGTVWGIMNAFVEIAQQQNTNLAVVAPGIAEALLATGLGLLAAIPAAVFYNKLSVDSDNILASYEAFADEFATILSRQLDS, via the coding sequence ATGGAAACGGAAACGCTTCAGGCGGCGGCGGAGATCGATTTCTCCTTCCTCGCCCTTTTTCTTCGCGCGACATTCACGGTCAAGCTGGTGATGCTGATTTTGATTGCGGCTTCTATCTGGTCGTGGGCGATCATCATCACGAAACACATGGCGTTTCGCCGCGCGCGCGCTGATGCCGCGTCGTTCGACCGCAAGTTCTGGTCGGGCGAACCGCTGGACGAGTTGTTTGACCAGATCGGACCAACGCCCAGTGGATCGGCGGAAAAGGTCTTTTCCTCAGGAATGCTGGAATGGCGGCGCAGCCACAGGGCCGATGGCGGGTTGATCGCCAACGCGCAATCCCGCATCGACCGATCGATGGACGTGGCCATCGCCAAGGAAGGCGAAGAGCTGAACAAGGGGCTGAGCTTCCTGGCGACTGTAGCTTCGACCGCACCGTTTGTGGGACTGTTCGGCACCGTCTGGGGCATCATGAACGCCTTTGTCGAAATTGCGCAGCAGCAGAATACCAACCTGGCCGTCGTCGCCCCCGGCATCGCCGAGGCGCTTCTGGCGACCGGTCTGGGCCTTCTGGCCGCCATCCCGGCGGCGGTATTTTACAACAAGCTGAGCGTGGACAGCGACAATATCCTGGCAAGCTATGAAGCCTTCGCAGACGAGTTCGCCACCATCCTCAGCCGCCAGCTGGACAGCTGA
- the tolB gene encoding Tol-Pal system beta propeller repeat protein TolB, whose protein sequence is MSVKLKKLILERSVGAVVAVLIAAVIGVLGLTRPAEAQGPLRIEITDGVIEPLPFAVPDFQAENGAAGEYARSIARVVAADLSGTGLFREIPADAFVSGITSFASPVAYADWKAINAQALITGAVSASGDSLNVKFRVYDVFSGQPLGEGLQFSGAISSWRRVAHKVADIVYSRITGESGYFDSRVVFVAETGPKNAKRKRLAVMDYDGANVQYLTDSSALVLAPRFSPTGDRVLYTSYETGFPQVYILDVATVGRQALSQQQGTMTFAPRFSPDGGTIVYSLSTGGNTDIYAMDINGGNPRRLTSTPSIETAPSYSPDGSQIVFESDRSGTPQLYVMPAGGGEATRISFGQGRYGTPVWSPRGDLIAFTKQNAGRFHIGVMRTDGSEERLLTASFLDEGPTWAPNGRVIMFTRESQGASGAPSLYSVDISGRNLRRVVTEGAASDPAWSPLLK, encoded by the coding sequence ATGAGCGTGAAACTCAAGAAACTGATCCTCGAACGATCGGTCGGGGCGGTTGTGGCTGTTCTGATCGCGGCAGTCATAGGTGTTCTGGGGCTGACACGGCCAGCAGAGGCGCAAGGGCCGTTGCGGATCGAAATCACCGATGGTGTGATCGAACCCTTGCCCTTCGCCGTGCCTGATTTTCAGGCCGAGAATGGTGCGGCAGGCGAATATGCACGATCCATCGCGCGGGTGGTAGCGGCGGATCTGTCCGGCACCGGGCTGTTTCGTGAAATTCCCGCAGACGCGTTCGTGTCAGGCATCACGAGTTTTGCCAGCCCGGTCGCTTATGCGGACTGGAAGGCGATCAACGCACAGGCGTTGATCACCGGGGCCGTTTCGGCCTCGGGTGACAGCCTGAATGTGAAATTCCGGGTCTATGACGTGTTTTCCGGCCAACCGCTGGGCGAAGGGCTTCAGTTCTCGGGCGCGATCAGTTCCTGGCGCCGGGTGGCCCATAAGGTCGCTGACATCGTTTACAGCCGTATCACCGGTGAAAGCGGCTATTTCGACAGCCGCGTTGTATTCGTTGCGGAAACCGGCCCGAAGAACGCCAAGCGCAAGCGGTTGGCGGTCATGGATTACGACGGGGCAAATGTTCAGTATCTGACCGACAGCTCGGCCCTGGTTCTGGCACCGCGTTTCTCGCCCACCGGCGACAGGGTGCTTTACACCAGCTACGAAACGGGCTTCCCGCAAGTGTATATTCTTGATGTGGCCACCGTTGGACGTCAGGCACTGTCGCAGCAGCAAGGCACGATGACCTTTGCGCCGCGCTTCTCGCCCGATGGCGGCACGATTGTCTATTCACTGTCAACGGGGGGCAACACGGACATCTATGCGATGGACATCAATGGCGGTAATCCACGTCGGCTGACCTCGACCCCGTCGATCGAAACCGCGCCAAGCTATTCGCCCGATGGCAGCCAGATCGTCTTTGAAAGCGACCGGTCCGGCACGCCGCAACTTTATGTCATGCCCGCCGGTGGCGGCGAGGCGACACGGATCAGCTTCGGGCAGGGGCGCTATGGCACACCGGTCTGGTCGCCGCGTGGCGATCTGATCGCCTTCACCAAGCAAAACGCGGGCCGGTTCCATATCGGCGTCATGCGCACCGACGGATCCGAAGAACGTCTGTTGACCGCCTCCTTCCTGGATGAAGGCCCCACTTGGGCACCGAACGGGCGCGTGATCATGTTCACCCGCGAAAGCCAGGGCGCGTCGGGAGCACCGTCGCTGTATTCTGTTGATATCTCTGGCCGCAACCTGCGGCGCGTGGTGACGGAAGGGGCGGCGTCCGACCCGGCATGGTCGCCGCTTTTGAAATAA
- the ybgF gene encoding tol-pal system protein YbgF, with protein MSPFPRLSAIALSVSIALVSPALAQDRAQSLADIRQELSMLYVEVQKLKTELSTTGAGSIATGSGSLTERVATIESELSRLTGQTEQLQFRIDSIVKDGTNRIGDLEFRLVELEGGDVSKLGETSTLGGGEVPAAPATAPAPAQPLTTEMAVGEKQDFEAAGAALEAGDFDQAAALYETFIETYPGGPLTAEAHFQRGEALTGKGDIKSAARSYLNAFSGAPNSDRAPDALFRLGNALGALGQTSEACATLAEVGKRFPGTPAVEDAAAARASLGCQ; from the coding sequence ATGTCGCCTTTCCCCCGGCTGTCCGCCATTGCCCTGTCCGTATCCATCGCGCTGGTGTCCCCAGCCTTGGCACAGGACCGGGCGCAGTCACTTGCCGATATCCGGCAAGAGCTGTCGATGCTTTATGTCGAAGTTCAAAAGCTTAAGACCGAGCTGTCCACCACGGGCGCGGGCAGCATTGCGACGGGCTCTGGCAGTCTGACCGAACGCGTCGCGACCATCGAAAGCGAATTGTCGCGGCTGACCGGGCAGACCGAACAGCTTCAGTTCCGCATCGACTCGATTGTCAAGGACGGCACCAATCGCATTGGCGATCTGGAGTTCCGTCTGGTCGAGTTGGAAGGTGGCGATGTCTCGAAGCTTGGCGAAACCTCGACCTTGGGCGGCGGCGAAGTTCCGGCCGCCCCGGCCACGGCCCCTGCACCAGCCCAGCCGTTGACGACGGAGATGGCGGTGGGTGAAAAGCAGGATTTCGAAGCGGCAGGAGCGGCGCTGGAGGCTGGCGACTTCGATCAAGCCGCCGCACTTTATGAAACCTTCATCGAAACTTACCCCGGTGGTCCCTTGACCGCCGAGGCGCATTTCCAGCGTGGCGAGGCGCTGACTGGCAAAGGCGACATCAAATCGGCCGCGCGGTCTTATCTGAACGCTTTTTCCGGTGCGCCCAACAGCGATCGCGCGCCTGACGCGCTGTTCCGTCTGGGCAATGCGCTGGGTGCGCTGGGCCAAACCTCGGAAGCCTGTGCAACGCTGGCCGAAGTCGGCAAACGCTTCCCCGGCACACCGGCGGTAGAGGATGCAGCGGCCGCACGTGCAAGCCTTGGGTGCCAATGA
- a CDS encoding copper homeostasis protein CutC, which produces MPRTLEICVDTIDGAIAAQIGGADRIELCAALSEGGLTPTAGLMIAASQLDVPCYAMIRPRCGLFTYSEADVQVMLDDIAAVKEADLAGVVLGAQKPDGTLDTAVLGRLLAAAEGLGATLHRVIDVVPDPMVAVDQAVALGFERVLTSGGAATAVEGAAGICAMVRRAAGRVSVMAGSGLTEDNISDFVAQTGVHEVHASCAVAVTGEESFSNFSPAGGRKITCMNRVKQMKRELVG; this is translated from the coding sequence ATGCCTCGGACGCTCGAAATATGTGTCGATACGATCGACGGGGCAATCGCCGCTCAAATTGGTGGTGCGGATCGGATCGAGCTGTGCGCGGCGCTGTCCGAAGGCGGACTGACCCCCACGGCTGGATTGATGATCGCAGCATCGCAACTGGACGTGCCGTGCTATGCGATGATCCGCCCCCGCTGTGGTCTGTTCACCTATTCGGAGGCGGATGTGCAGGTGATGCTGGATGACATCGCCGCGGTGAAAGAGGCCGATTTGGCAGGCGTTGTCCTTGGGGCGCAAAAGCCAGATGGCACATTGGATACTGCCGTGCTTGGCCGCCTGCTGGCCGCTGCCGAAGGGTTGGGCGCGACGCTGCATCGGGTGATTGACGTGGTGCCGGATCCGATGGTCGCAGTGGATCAGGCCGTCGCTCTGGGGTTCGAGCGCGTTCTGACCTCGGGTGGGGCCGCAACGGCGGTGGAGGGTGCAGCTGGGATTTGTGCTATGGTCCGGCGCGCCGCCGGGCGCGTCTCCGTCATGGCCGGCAGTGGGCTGACAGAAGACAATATTTCTGATTTCGTGGCGCAGACAGGTGTTCATGAGGTTCATGCCTCCTGCGCTGTGGCGGTGACGGGAGAGGAGAGTTTTTCAAATTTCTCCCCTGCCGGTGGCCGCAAGATAACGTGTATGAACCGGGTGAAACAAATGAAGAGGGAATTGGTCGGATGA
- a CDS encoding LysE family translocator, which translates to MLPTTLALLLFLAPLAYSPGPGNMVFAAMGARFGLRATLPANLGYHVATWIVTFGLGLGFSTLVATAPALFEVLRWAGAAYVAWLAWTFLRAGLSGAGRDLGVIGVLDGALLLVLNPKAYVIIALMFSQFLTAFPIPHLAAVLWITTIFTLNNLLAFLFWTIVGDGLLARFRHRDHARLLNGAFAVILGLVAVWLFVAGRAAV; encoded by the coding sequence ATGCTTCCGACAACTCTGGCATTGCTTCTGTTTCTGGCACCGCTGGCCTACAGCCCTGGGCCCGGCAACATGGTTTTCGCGGCCATGGGCGCGCGGTTCGGTCTGCGTGCCACCTTGCCCGCCAACCTCGGCTATCACGTTGCGACATGGATCGTGACTTTCGGCCTTGGGCTGGGGTTCTCGACTTTGGTCGCCACGGCGCCGGCCTTGTTTGAGGTGCTCAGGTGGGCGGGGGCTGCCTATGTGGCGTGGCTGGCGTGGACCTTCCTTCGCGCCGGTCTTTCCGGGGCGGGCCGAGACTTGGGGGTTATCGGCGTTCTGGACGGTGCCTTGCTGCTGGTTCTGAACCCGAAAGCCTATGTGATCATCGCCCTGATGTTCAGCCAGTTCCTGACCGCGTTTCCGATCCCACATCTTGCCGCCGTGTTGTGGATCACGACCATATTCACGCTGAACAACCTTTTGGCGTTCCTGTTCTGGACAATTGTCGGTGATGGTCTCTTGGCCCGGTTCAGACACCGCGATCATGCGCGCCTGCTGAACGGGGCATTCGCCGTGATACTGGGTCTTGTCGCGGTCTGGCTGTTTGTGGCAGGCCGCGCGGCGGTCTAG
- a CDS encoding type III PLP-dependent enzyme, producing MMHFVGAGAPSPVAVPSRLDAFVASQQFDRPTLVMDLDRVEQQYNALQSGLGHARIHYAVKANPAREIIARLVELGSHFDAASKGEISLCLEEGARPQDISFGNTVKRASDVAWAHQQGITLFAADAQEELEKIAENAPGASVYIRLIVEASQADWPLTRKFGCDRDTAMALLGYAKELGLNPVGFSFHVGSQTRRAKMWVPMLNVMAEIWRAAHAAGHAVSVLNIGGGFPAFYGEAIDAPEIYARQVIDLVTERFGDKVQVMAEPGRGMVAEAGVIVAEVMLVSRKSDRDMHRWVYLDIGRFSGLAETEGEAIRYQFETPRDGEPMGPCVMAGPSCDSADVLYEKRPVHLPMTLKAGDRVLIRNTGAYTSTYSSVCFNGFPPLDVVVI from the coding sequence ATGATGCATTTCGTTGGCGCTGGTGCGCCTTCCCCTGTTGCTGTCCCGTCCCGACTGGACGCTTTTGTCGCCAGCCAGCAATTTGACCGTCCCACATTGGTCATGGACCTCGACCGGGTCGAACAACAATACAACGCGCTGCAATCCGGTCTGGGCCACGCCCGTATCCATTATGCCGTGAAAGCAAACCCGGCGCGCGAAATCATTGCCCGTCTTGTCGAACTTGGCAGCCATTTCGACGCCGCCTCGAAAGGTGAGATTTCGCTATGCCTTGAAGAAGGTGCGCGGCCGCAGGATATTTCCTTCGGAAACACAGTCAAACGGGCATCGGATGTCGCGTGGGCACACCAGCAAGGCATCACCCTGTTCGCCGCAGACGCGCAGGAGGAGCTTGAGAAGATCGCTGAGAACGCACCGGGCGCGTCGGTCTATATTCGTCTGATCGTCGAAGCTTCCCAGGCCGACTGGCCGCTGACGCGCAAATTTGGCTGTGACCGCGACACCGCCATGGCGCTTCTGGGCTATGCCAAAGAACTTGGGCTAAACCCCGTCGGATTCTCGTTCCATGTCGGATCACAGACCCGCCGCGCCAAGATGTGGGTGCCGATGCTGAACGTGATGGCCGAGATCTGGCGTGCAGCCCACGCAGCGGGCCATGCCGTGTCCGTTCTGAACATCGGCGGTGGCTTCCCAGCCTTCTATGGCGAAGCGATTGACGCGCCCGAAATCTATGCCCGTCAGGTTATCGACCTTGTGACCGAGCGCTTTGGCGACAAGGTGCAGGTGATGGCCGAGCCGGGGCGCGGTATGGTGGCCGAGGCTGGCGTGATCGTGGCCGAAGTCATGCTGGTCAGCCGCAAATCCGACCGTGACATGCACCGTTGGGTGTATCTCGACATCGGGCGGTTCTCGGGCCTTGCCGAAACCGAAGGCGAGGCGATCCGCTATCAGTTCGAAACCCCGCGCGATGGCGAGCCGATGGGGCCATGCGTCATGGCCGGGCCAAGCTGCGACAGCGCAGACGTGCTCTATGAAAAGCGCCCGGTTCATCTGCCGATGACCCTGAAAGCGGGGGATCGAGTGTTGATCCGCAACACCGGTGCCTATACCTCGACCTATTCCAGCGTGTGCTTCAACGGGTTCCCGCCGCTGGATGTGGTCGTGATCTGA
- the ybgC gene encoding tol-pal system-associated acyl-CoA thioesterase, which translates to MMHRFPIRVYYEDTDMAGIVYYANYLRYIERARSDWVRDIGIDQNAMREDGLVFAVRRVEADYLSSARFDEELQVETSVQQVTGARLVMEQVVKRGEQRLFEALVTIVCVSDTGQPARLPANIRRLVH; encoded by the coding sequence CTGATGCACCGTTTTCCCATCCGCGTTTATTATGAAGATACCGACATGGCGGGGATCGTCTACTACGCCAATTATCTGCGCTATATCGAACGCGCGCGGTCCGATTGGGTGCGTGATATCGGGATCGACCAGAACGCGATGCGCGAAGACGGTCTGGTGTTTGCGGTGCGCCGGGTCGAAGCGGACTATCTGTCCTCGGCGCGTTTTGACGAAGAGTTGCAGGTTGAAACATCTGTTCAGCAGGTCACAGGCGCGCGACTTGTGATGGAGCAGGTGGTCAAACGCGGCGAACAGCGTTTGTTTGAAGCCCTTGTCACCATCGTCTGCGTGTCGGACACCGGCCAACCTGCCCGGCTTCCGGCAAATATCCGCCGTCTGGTTCACTGA
- the tilS gene encoding tRNA lysidine(34) synthetase TilS has product MTPEGCIADALDRVRAGGPVLRLGVAVSGGGDSMALLLLARDWCAKHGAGLYAATVDHGLRADAAQEARFVQGSCAEMNLPHRILAWNATPEGNVQDAARRARYDLLADWARTERLDAVLLGHTADDQAETFLMRLARGSGVDGLSAMRDDWRDRGVRWMRPLLPVARAALQEVLTMRGQGWVDDPSNDDPSYDRVKMRRALQDLPQIGLTRGRLTDTAHRMSLARDALSWLAHDAARRLAEVKGGDVKFALPGFSELPDETRHRLLAHAINYVSSTPYRPRYDALRSLEAEVMAGQTRTLQGCLVSRGPDRFVIGRELRAVESVASRPGALWDHRWIMDAPRHSDVAGLQVRALGDGIHFCKDWRSSGLARNTLMTTPALWQDDRLIAAPLAGFGDIYLLIRAPVVEDFLSTILSH; this is encoded by the coding sequence ATGACGCCTGAAGGATGCATCGCTGATGCCCTCGACCGGGTCCGCGCAGGCGGGCCCGTTTTGCGTTTGGGTGTGGCCGTATCAGGCGGTGGGGACAGCATGGCGCTGCTTTTGCTGGCGCGGGACTGGTGCGCGAAACATGGTGCCGGGCTTTACGCGGCGACGGTCGATCACGGTCTGCGCGCGGACGCGGCGCAGGAGGCGCGGTTCGTGCAGGGCAGTTGTGCGGAGATGAACCTGCCGCACCGGATATTGGCATGGAACGCGACGCCCGAGGGCAATGTGCAGGATGCGGCCCGCCGGGCGCGATATGACCTGTTGGCCGACTGGGCGCGGACCGAACGGCTTGATGCGGTGCTGTTGGGGCATACTGCCGATGATCAGGCAGAAACCTTTCTGATGCGATTGGCGCGCGGGTCGGGTGTCGACGGGCTTTCCGCCATGCGTGACGATTGGCGCGACCGGGGCGTGCGCTGGATGAGACCCCTGTTGCCGGTCGCGCGGGCGGCGTTGCAAGAGGTTCTGACCATGCGCGGGCAGGGCTGGGTGGACGACCCGTCCAATGACGACCCAAGCTATGACCGTGTTAAAATGCGCCGAGCGTTGCAGGACCTGCCGCAGATCGGGTTGACACGCGGGCGGCTGACAGACACCGCGCATCGCATGTCGCTGGCGCGGGATGCCCTGTCCTGGCTGGCCCATGATGCCGCCCGCAGGCTGGCAGAAGTGAAGGGCGGGGATGTGAAATTTGCTCTGCCGGGGTTCTCTGAATTGCCCGATGAAACCCGCCACCGTCTGCTGGCTCATGCGATTAACTATGTCTCATCGACCCCGTATCGCCCGCGTTATGACGCTTTGCGGAGTCTGGAGGCCGAAGTGATGGCGGGGCAGACCCGCACCTTGCAGGGCTGTCTTGTGTCGCGCGGGCCCGACAGGTTTGTGATCGGGCGCGAGTTGCGCGCGGTCGAGAGCGTCGCATCCCGGCCCGGTGCGCTGTGGGATCACCGCTGGATCATGGACGCGCCACGTCACTCCGATGTGGCGGGATTGCAGGTCAGGGCCTTGGGCGACGGCATTCATTTCTGCAAGGATTGGCGGTCGTCGGGTCTGGCCCGAAACACTCTGATGACAACGCCCGCGTTATGGCAGGATGACAGGCTGATCGCCGCCCCGTTGGCCGGTTTTGGCGATATTTATCTGTTAATCCGCGCGCCAGTCGTAGAAGATTTCCTATCAACCATTTTATCGCATTGA